A genomic segment from Pseudomonas sessilinigenes encodes:
- a CDS encoding thioester reductase domain-containing protein codes for MDPRSPQDETTATPGASEQAAKPLLQACPEQAAIAIVGMSGRYPGADSLEAYWRNLVDGRDCVGEIPATRWDVDAYFDPAIPSPGKAYSKWLGSLEAIECFDPLFFNIAPTEAQRMDPQQRLFLEEGYRAFEDAGRAPQELSESRCGVYLGISGSEYGTLVQQRLGLVDMIGSSPAIAAARIAYFLNLKGPAIPVDTACSSSLVAMHLACQALRNGEVDLALAGGVALYLMPELYVCMCAAGVLSPTGKCRTLDNQADGFVPAEGVGALVLKRLADAERDGDPIHGLIIGSGINQDGRSNGLTAPNQDSQAALLREVYQRHGIDPASISYVEMHGTGTKLGDPIELNALSTVFREGTRESGFCGLGSVKSNIGHTSAAAGVAGVHKVLLQMRHRQLVPTLNYSSPNEHFDLKLEQSPFFVCTSGQPWAPTSGVPLRAAVSSFGISGTNAHLMLEEYRRPQASRSRVELDEQHPLLIVLSAKRPAQLKSCAARLKAFLENTTDVDWPALAHTLQAGRAPLEQRLAFVATAPGQVIATLAAFIEGQALEQVMVGDVRKTLAHTGDVDPAKALSGADGLALLELGREWVKGTQIDWRSLYAEQPGGRMALPTYPFARERYWIEQPPDAGDEPGPLPPTLHSSLQPLFQYSGSLAGEQRFSTTLTGDEFFLRDHQVAGQPLVPAAMQLEWARAAMAQARGLPAEHPVLLEEIAWLRPLALRSPLQVHVGLREQGEGTVAYRIFSDDQGEPLVHSQGRARLDSSPEQPRVDLQQLRAGCGRQLDGAACYGRFARIGLDYGPSFQVLQGLELADDLVLARLRGASTPPGVGLPAPLIDGALQASLGLAAQDALALPFALQRLEQWHALPHEVWAILRPATNHRGKQRGIDIDLADSEGRVMVRLSGFSSRAPADKSPLEATDTDPLQELSLMPAWEPILEQPGNTLSDSRPGGRMVEICGEVEQGQLTAGGQGAWQSWLQQQEPFEHLVWHVPPGQPWAAKAAFLLIKALLELGHGGRPLGLCVVTRQALGVRPQELGDPFQASVHGLIGSLAKEYPNWRLDLVDLAPQDPIPWSALLGRTPGVAGETLAYRQGRGYRQRLLVCQLAAPAQPAFRQAGVYVLLGGAGGIGVAFSEYLIRQYQAQVVWLGRRSEDQAIADQCARLAALGPAPLYLQADGRDRAALEAALSEIHGCYGAVHGVVHAALVLADRSLAQMDEQTFEAALAAKQETALNLDAVFGNEPLDLMLYFSSLQSFARMAGQGNYAAGCCFVDEFARNAQRPYPVKLVHWGYWGGVGVVASPDYRARMTQVGIGSIEAPQAMAWLENWLAGPLERLGFAKLDLARVAPAWGIASDEVAELMPAVPVVSLPVPPLLAPPVTAASAWQALEQRLKPLLYSLLQEHGWLATEQGLAPQYQRWRAAALRLAGHPEADTGWDRQWSQWQAYCEQVLAGTEPRGLETQVRLLDQMLRALPAILRGEREATQVLFPEGRLDGVEALYRDHPVADHFNAVLGERLQAYVEQRLRLEPQARLRILEVGAGTGGTSAGLLARLAPYAGQIDEYAYTDVSPVFLEHAQQHYAPRAGYLRTGLLDIERDPSSQGFQAGGYDVVVAANVLHATRDITQTLGQVKSLLKGNGLLLLNEATQAHLFGHLTFGLLPGWWLAEDPELRIPGTPMLTPANWRCVLQTQGFYGVDIPCGTTQALSQEIILAISDGVVRHAVTPIEPLSAAPAGPTTEAQGAQPPAAPSGLDAQELATQVEAAITQMISDYLKIAREELDRNTPFGEFGFDSIASTAFTRLLNERYGLDMAPSEFFETPTIAALASYLAQEYRAELQPLFAPAQAPRASEASAPKVAAPRVDHVAQGPGGEPGLTKAGAEPIAVIGMSGRFPEAEDIDALWRNLEAGRDCIGELPLGRFGAGPEPTLRHAGVLEDLDGFDPAFFNISRREAQGMDPQHRLLMMQVYKVIEDAGYSVQSLSGSNTALLVGTCATGYAQLLAQSGEAVTAALAVGTAGSMGPNRMSYWLNWHGPSEPIETACSSSLVAVHRAVTLLRTGQCDQAVVGGVNTLLSAEAHESFMHAGVLSGDGRCRAFSAQAGGYVRGEGVAMLMLKPLSAAERDGDHIHGLILGSAQNHGGQANSLTAPNPQAQAKVIETALREAGVDLASIGYIEAHGTGTELGDPIEIKGLKQAFRKLAGKDALAEHSVGLGTIKSNIGHLELAAGVAGLVKVLLQMRHGCLVQSLHSLPLNPQIELAGSPFYVVDAKRPWPALVDGRGNVLPRRAGVSSFGFGGVNAHVVLEEYRPQSLPAQTAQAKPVLVLLSARNATGLKARVEQLLAFMEHREVDLQSLAYTLQVGREAMKVRLACVVDSVDNLRSRLRAYLGEEGGQGEIFHGDIKRDPGLQMIFQADEDLQETASRLIAQGKLGRLAQWWVLGLEIDWTRLYGQQRPRRISLPTYPFALERCWVQASAKPRASQPHREPAPIASLPGKPRGLRLRATEERAELRAVASQGGASSGHSTVQVAAAHALTQAPRSISDIDTVADLHQQNAGLDELERTLKETLAAALRIDVNEIDPDEMLSEHGLDSIIAVEWIRELNRLYSISINTSQVYEFPTIREMAKLVQQARERPRAVALNTAADEQDSGQSLGATQMERAATIAIQSQPQVAAPASASLRNQIDQGALEQELTTSLAQSLRIDSQEIDPEEMLAEHGLDSIIAVEWIREINQRYSISINTSQVYEHPTIRQLAALVGQLRGTESPVVPGTPQPVASAPQRAAIPSQPSLDPAPVSAAMASPAGHQLESPSRVLANQLRLDTLIGSDILRAAAKLAQPTDLPPSQVLLTGASGFAGRFLALDLAQGLAPRAGTLYCLVRATSDAAARQRLLESLAASTELQQRLVALERSGRLVVLAGDLTKPRLGLAQPTWDMLVHKVEAIVHNGALVNHMLAYNQLHGTNVHGTAEVIRLALSGKKKAINFISSIAVGSAVHRNEPIHESEKALDLYDHCLGAGRYAAGYAASKWAGEVLLQEAWEKWAIPVKVFRCGMLLPHSTQPGFVNFADIFSRFLVSLVQTAIAPPSFHLDSSRSMTPIFRGLPVDAAARSIAQISLGVEAGYSIYHVQSNAPDAPSLDVLVDWVRELGYPLEKLGSSEAWSQEFVARLQALDARPRSYSLYSSIYQLDELQEVLNQPEFDSHRFAERTRSLIDGPVAQDWLAPIDRKFISGYLKELANAGLI; via the coding sequence ATGGACCCACGATCGCCGCAGGACGAAACCACCGCCACGCCTGGCGCCAGCGAACAGGCCGCCAAGCCATTGCTCCAGGCCTGCCCAGAGCAGGCAGCCATCGCCATCGTCGGCATGTCCGGCCGCTATCCCGGGGCGGACTCGCTGGAGGCCTATTGGCGCAACCTGGTGGACGGCCGCGACTGCGTGGGCGAGATTCCAGCCACGCGCTGGGACGTCGATGCCTATTTCGACCCGGCCATACCTTCGCCGGGCAAGGCCTACAGCAAGTGGCTGGGCAGCCTGGAGGCCATCGAATGCTTCGATCCGCTGTTCTTCAATATCGCCCCCACCGAGGCGCAACGGATGGATCCGCAGCAGCGCCTGTTCTTGGAGGAGGGCTACCGGGCTTTCGAGGATGCTGGGCGAGCGCCACAGGAACTGAGCGAGTCGCGCTGCGGCGTGTACCTGGGCATCAGCGGTAGCGAGTACGGCACCCTGGTCCAGCAGCGCCTGGGCCTGGTGGACATGATTGGCAGCAGCCCGGCGATCGCCGCGGCCCGCATCGCTTACTTCCTCAACCTCAAGGGACCGGCGATTCCGGTGGATACCGCCTGCTCGTCGTCGCTGGTGGCCATGCACCTGGCCTGCCAGGCCTTGCGCAACGGCGAAGTGGACCTGGCGCTGGCCGGTGGGGTGGCGTTGTACCTGATGCCGGAGCTGTACGTCTGCATGTGCGCAGCCGGAGTCCTTTCACCTACGGGTAAATGCCGGACCCTGGATAACCAGGCCGACGGTTTCGTGCCCGCGGAGGGCGTGGGCGCGCTGGTGCTCAAGCGGCTCGCAGATGCCGAGCGCGACGGCGACCCGATCCACGGGCTGATCATCGGCTCGGGGATCAACCAGGACGGCCGAAGCAATGGCTTGACCGCGCCCAACCAGGACAGCCAGGCCGCGCTGTTGCGCGAAGTCTACCAGCGCCACGGCATCGATCCGGCCAGCATTAGCTACGTGGAAATGCACGGCACGGGTACCAAGCTGGGCGATCCGATCGAACTCAATGCCCTGTCCACGGTATTTCGCGAGGGCACCAGGGAATCGGGTTTCTGCGGCCTGGGCTCGGTCAAGAGCAACATCGGCCACACCTCGGCCGCCGCCGGTGTGGCCGGTGTGCACAAGGTACTGTTGCAGATGCGCCATCGGCAACTGGTACCGACCCTCAACTACAGCAGCCCCAACGAGCATTTCGACCTCAAGCTGGAACAGTCGCCGTTCTTCGTCTGTACCTCGGGCCAACCCTGGGCGCCTACCAGCGGGGTGCCATTGCGCGCGGCGGTCAGCTCGTTCGGCATCAGCGGCACCAATGCCCACCTGATGCTCGAGGAGTATCGCCGGCCCCAGGCCAGTCGCTCCAGGGTGGAACTGGATGAGCAGCACCCGCTGCTGATCGTGCTGTCGGCCAAACGCCCCGCACAGCTCAAGAGCTGCGCCGCACGGCTCAAGGCGTTCCTCGAGAACACTACGGATGTGGACTGGCCGGCCCTGGCCCATACGCTCCAGGCGGGGCGGGCGCCGCTGGAGCAACGGCTGGCCTTTGTCGCCACCGCGCCTGGGCAGGTCATCGCGACACTCGCAGCCTTCATCGAAGGCCAAGCGCTCGAACAAGTGATGGTGGGCGATGTTCGCAAGACCCTTGCGCACACGGGGGATGTCGACCCGGCCAAGGCTTTGTCTGGGGCCGACGGGCTGGCCTTGCTGGAGCTGGGCAGGGAGTGGGTCAAAGGCACGCAGATCGACTGGCGGTCGCTCTACGCCGAGCAGCCCGGGGGCCGTATGGCCCTGCCGACCTATCCGTTCGCCCGGGAGCGCTACTGGATCGAGCAGCCCCCGGATGCGGGCGACGAGCCCGGGCCGCTGCCTCCGACGTTGCATAGCTCGTTGCAGCCCCTGTTCCAGTACAGCGGCTCGCTGGCAGGTGAACAGCGTTTCTCCACGACCCTGACGGGCGACGAGTTCTTCTTGCGCGATCACCAGGTCGCGGGGCAGCCGTTGGTGCCCGCGGCGATGCAGTTGGAATGGGCGCGCGCGGCCATGGCCCAGGCCCGTGGCTTGCCGGCCGAGCATCCCGTGCTGCTGGAGGAAATCGCTTGGCTGCGCCCCCTGGCGCTCCGCTCGCCGCTGCAAGTACATGTCGGCCTGCGGGAGCAGGGCGAAGGCACTGTTGCCTATCGGATCTTCAGCGATGATCAGGGCGAGCCATTGGTGCACAGCCAGGGCCGGGCGCGGTTGGACAGCAGCCCTGAGCAACCACGGGTCGACCTCCAGCAACTGCGCGCGGGGTGTGGCCGTCAGCTAGACGGTGCCGCCTGCTATGGGCGCTTCGCCCGGATTGGCTTGGACTATGGCCCGAGTTTCCAGGTGCTGCAGGGCCTGGAGCTGGCTGACGATCTGGTGCTTGCGCGATTGCGCGGCGCTAGTACGCCCCCTGGAGTCGGCTTGCCCGCGCCGTTGATCGATGGCGCGCTGCAGGCCAGCCTGGGCCTGGCCGCGCAAGACGCCCTGGCATTGCCTTTTGCGCTACAGCGGCTCGAGCAGTGGCATGCGCTGCCGCATGAGGTGTGGGCGATCTTGCGACCCGCTACGAACCACCGGGGCAAACAACGCGGGATCGATATCGATCTGGCAGACAGCGAGGGACGAGTCATGGTGCGATTGAGCGGATTCAGCAGCCGGGCGCCGGCGGATAAATCGCCGCTGGAGGCGACAGACACCGACCCGCTCCAGGAACTGAGCCTGATGCCGGCCTGGGAGCCAATCCTCGAGCAGCCGGGCAACACGCTGAGCGATTCGCGGCCTGGGGGCCGGATGGTAGAAATCTGCGGCGAGGTGGAGCAAGGCCAATTGACCGCCGGCGGCCAGGGCGCCTGGCAATCCTGGCTCCAGCAGCAGGAGCCGTTCGAACACCTGGTCTGGCACGTACCGCCAGGCCAGCCCTGGGCCGCCAAGGCCGCCTTCCTGTTGATCAAGGCCCTGCTGGAGCTGGGACACGGCGGGCGGCCGCTGGGTCTTTGCGTCGTCACCCGCCAAGCCCTGGGCGTACGCCCGCAGGAGCTGGGCGATCCCTTCCAGGCCAGTGTGCACGGTCTGATCGGTAGCCTGGCCAAGGAATACCCCAATTGGCGCCTGGACCTGGTGGACCTGGCGCCGCAAGACCCGATTCCCTGGTCGGCGCTGCTCGGCCGCACGCCAGGCGTGGCCGGAGAAACCCTGGCCTATCGCCAGGGCCGTGGCTATCGCCAACGCTTGCTGGTCTGCCAGCTCGCCGCACCGGCGCAACCGGCCTTCCGCCAGGCGGGGGTATATGTACTCCTCGGCGGCGCCGGTGGCATTGGCGTGGCGTTCAGCGAGTACCTGATCCGCCAGTACCAGGCCCAGGTGGTATGGCTGGGCCGGCGCAGCGAGGACCAGGCGATAGCCGATCAATGTGCACGCCTCGCGGCGCTGGGCCCGGCGCCCCTGTACCTGCAGGCCGACGGCCGCGATCGCGCCGCCCTGGAAGCGGCGCTCAGCGAAATCCACGGGTGCTATGGCGCCGTGCATGGCGTGGTGCACGCCGCGCTGGTGCTGGCCGATCGCAGCCTGGCACAGATGGATGAACAGACCTTCGAGGCGGCGCTGGCGGCCAAGCAGGAAACGGCGCTGAACCTGGACGCGGTCTTCGGCAACGAACCCTTGGACCTGATGCTGTACTTCTCGTCGTTGCAAAGCTTCGCGCGGATGGCGGGGCAGGGAAACTACGCCGCTGGCTGTTGCTTCGTCGATGAATTTGCCCGCAATGCGCAACGTCCCTATCCGGTAAAACTGGTGCACTGGGGTTACTGGGGTGGGGTCGGCGTGGTGGCATCGCCCGACTACCGGGCGCGGATGACCCAGGTCGGAATCGGCTCGATCGAGGCCCCACAGGCCATGGCGTGGTTGGAAAACTGGCTGGCCGGCCCACTGGAGCGTCTTGGGTTCGCCAAGCTGGACTTGGCCAGGGTTGCCCCCGCCTGGGGCATCGCCAGCGATGAAGTGGCAGAACTCATGCCCGCGGTGCCTGTCGTGTCGCTGCCGGTACCGCCGCTACTTGCCCCGCCGGTCACTGCGGCCAGTGCCTGGCAAGCGCTGGAGCAACGCCTGAAGCCACTGCTGTACAGCCTGCTGCAAGAACACGGTTGGTTGGCAACCGAGCAGGGACTGGCACCGCAATACCAGCGCTGGCGTGCAGCGGCGTTGCGCCTGGCCGGCCATCCCGAGGCGGATACCGGTTGGGACCGGCAGTGGTCGCAGTGGCAGGCCTACTGCGAACAGGTACTGGCAGGAACCGAGCCGCGCGGCCTGGAGACCCAGGTACGCCTGCTCGACCAGATGCTGCGGGCATTGCCGGCGATATTGCGTGGCGAGCGGGAGGCGACCCAGGTGCTGTTCCCCGAAGGGCGACTGGATGGGGTCGAAGCCCTGTATCGGGATCACCCGGTGGCAGATCACTTCAACGCAGTGCTGGGTGAGCGCCTGCAGGCCTATGTCGAGCAGCGCTTGCGCCTTGAGCCCCAGGCGCGCCTGCGGATCCTGGAGGTCGGCGCCGGGACCGGCGGTACCAGTGCCGGGCTCTTGGCGCGCCTGGCGCCATACGCCGGACAGATCGACGAGTACGCCTATACCGATGTGTCGCCGGTCTTTCTCGAGCATGCCCAACAGCACTACGCGCCCCGGGCTGGTTACCTGCGAACCGGCTTGCTGGACATCGAGCGGGACCCTTCGAGCCAGGGTTTCCAGGCCGGAGGCTATGACGTGGTAGTGGCGGCGAACGTGCTGCACGCGACCCGAGACATCACGCAGACCCTGGGACAGGTCAAGAGCTTGCTCAAGGGCAACGGACTGTTGCTCTTGAACGAGGCCACCCAGGCACACCTGTTCGGGCATTTGACGTTCGGCCTGCTGCCCGGGTGGTGGCTGGCCGAGGACCCAGAGCTGCGTATCCCGGGCACGCCGATGCTGACTCCCGCCAATTGGCGCTGCGTGCTGCAAACACAAGGATTTTATGGCGTGGACATCCCGTGCGGCACGACCCAGGCCCTGAGCCAGGAAATCATCCTGGCCATCAGCGACGGCGTCGTGCGCCATGCCGTCACGCCTATCGAACCGCTTTCCGCCGCACCTGCCGGGCCCACGACTGAAGCGCAAGGCGCCCAGCCGCCTGCGGCGCCGTCCGGCCTGGATGCCCAGGAACTGGCGACCCAGGTCGAAGCGGCGATCACCCAGATGATTTCCGACTACCTGAAGATCGCCCGTGAAGAGCTGGATCGAAATACGCCCTTTGGCGAGTTCGGTTTCGATTCGATCGCTTCGACGGCGTTTACCCGGCTGCTCAATGAGCGTTATGGCCTGGACATGGCGCCCTCGGAGTTTTTCGAGACCCCGACGATTGCCGCGCTGGCCAGCTACCTGGCGCAGGAGTACCGGGCCGAACTGCAGCCGCTCTTTGCCCCGGCCCAGGCGCCCCGAGCGTCCGAGGCGAGCGCGCCGAAAGTTGCCGCACCCAGGGTCGATCATGTAGCCCAAGGCCCGGGGGGCGAGCCCGGCCTGACCAAGGCGGGCGCCGAACCGATCGCCGTGATCGGCATGAGCGGGCGTTTCCCTGAGGCCGAGGACATCGACGCGCTGTGGCGCAACCTTGAGGCGGGCCGCGACTGCATCGGTGAGTTGCCCCTGGGGCGGTTTGGCGCCGGGCCAGAGCCTACCTTGCGCCATGCCGGAGTGCTGGAAGACCTGGATGGGTTCGATCCGGCCTTCTTCAATATTTCACGCCGCGAGGCCCAGGGCATGGACCCCCAGCACCGCTTGCTGATGATGCAGGTCTACAAGGTGATCGAGGATGCGGGGTACTCGGTGCAAAGCCTCTCGGGCAGCAATACTGCGCTGCTGGTGGGTACCTGCGCCACGGGTTATGCCCAGCTGCTGGCCCAGTCCGGCGAGGCCGTGACCGCGGCACTGGCAGTGGGCACCGCTGGATCGATGGGCCCCAATCGCATGAGCTACTGGCTGAACTGGCATGGGCCGAGCGAGCCCATCGAAACCGCCTGTTCGAGTTCCCTGGTGGCCGTGCATCGGGCCGTGACCTTGTTACGTACTGGGCAGTGCGACCAGGCGGTGGTGGGTGGCGTCAACACCCTGCTTTCAGCAGAGGCCCATGAGAGCTTCATGCATGCCGGGGTGCTGAGCGGCGATGGGCGATGCCGGGCGTTTTCGGCCCAGGCTGGCGGCTATGTACGGGGCGAAGGGGTGGCAATGCTGATGCTCAAGCCACTGTCCGCGGCCGAGCGTGACGGCGACCACATCCATGGCTTGATCCTTGGTAGCGCGCAGAATCACGGCGGCCAGGCCAACTCGCTGACCGCACCCAATCCGCAGGCCCAGGCCAAGGTGATCGAAACGGCGCTGCGTGAAGCCGGGGTGGACCTGGCTAGCATCGGCTACATCGAGGCCCATGGCACCGGCACCGAGCTGGGCGATCCGATCGAGATCAAGGGCCTGAAGCAGGCGTTCCGTAAGCTGGCGGGCAAGGATGCGTTGGCCGAGCACAGCGTCGGCCTGGGAACCATCAAGAGCAACATCGGCCACCTGGAACTGGCGGCCGGAGTGGCGGGGCTGGTCAAGGTGCTATTGCAGATGCGCCATGGGTGCCTGGTCCAGAGCCTGCACAGCCTGCCGCTGAACCCGCAGATCGAACTCGCGGGCAGTCCGTTCTATGTGGTGGATGCCAAGCGGCCCTGGCCGGCGCTCGTCGATGGCCGGGGCAACGTGCTGCCCAGGCGCGCCGGGGTCAGCTCGTTCGGCTTTGGCGGGGTGAATGCCCATGTGGTGCTGGAGGAGTATCGGCCGCAGTCGCTCCCGGCCCAAACGGCCCAAGCCAAGCCGGTGCTGGTGCTGCTCTCGGCCCGGAACGCCACAGGACTCAAGGCGCGGGTCGAGCAACTGCTGGCCTTTATGGAGCACCGTGAAGTGGACCTGCAATCCCTGGCGTACACCCTGCAGGTAGGGCGCGAGGCGATGAAGGTGCGCCTGGCTTGCGTGGTGGATTCCGTTGATAACCTGCGCAGCCGGCTGCGGGCTTACCTGGGCGAAGAGGGTGGGCAGGGCGAGATTTTCCATGGCGATATCAAGCGCGACCCGGGCCTGCAAATGATCTTCCAGGCGGACGAGGACCTGCAGGAAACCGCCAGCAGGTTGATCGCCCAGGGCAAGCTGGGGCGACTGGCGCAGTGGTGGGTATTGGGCCTGGAGATCGACTGGACGCGCCTGTATGGCCAGCAGCGGCCGCGGCGGATCAGCTTACCGACCTACCCCTTCGCCCTGGAGCGATGCTGGGTGCAAGCATCCGCCAAACCGCGCGCTAGCCAGCCGCACCGCGAGCCTGCGCCGATTGCGTCGTTGCCCGGCAAGCCACGGGGCCTGCGCCTGCGGGCGACGGAAGAGCGCGCCGAGCTACGGGCCGTAGCTTCCCAGGGCGGGGCGTCGAGCGGGCATTCCACGGTGCAGGTGGCCGCAGCCCATGCGCTCACGCAGGCACCCCGGAGCATCTCCGATATCGACACCGTAGCGGATCTCCATCAGCAGAACGCTGGGCTGGATGAGTTGGAGCGGACTCTCAAGGAAACCCTGGCGGCGGCGCTGCGGATTGACGTCAACGAAATCGACCCTGACGAGATGCTCTCTGAACATGGTCTTGATTCGATCATCGCCGTGGAGTGGATTCGTGAACTCAATCGGCTGTATTCGATCTCGATCAACACCAGCCAGGTGTATGAATTCCCGACGATTCGCGAGATGGCCAAGTTGGTGCAACAAGCCAGGGAACGCCCGAGGGCGGTTGCCTTGAATACCGCAGCCGACGAGCAGGATTCCGGCCAGTCTTTGGGGGCGACGCAGATGGAGCGCGCAGCGACGATCGCTATCCAGTCGCAGCCGCAGGTCGCCGCGCCAGCTTCGGCCTCCTTGCGGAACCAGATCGACCAGGGTGCGCTGGAGCAGGAATTGACGACAAGCCTTGCCCAGTCCTTGCGCATCGACAGCCAGGAAATCGATCCCGAGGAAATGCTCGCCGAACATGGATTGGATTCGATTATCGCCGTGGAGTGGATCCGCGAGATAAACCAGCGTTACTCGATCTCGATCAATACCAGCCAGGTCTATGAACACCCGACTATCAGACAGCTGGCGGCCCTGGTCGGCCAACTACGAGGCACCGAGTCGCCCGTTGTCCCGGGTACGCCGCAGCCGGTGGCAAGCGCGCCCCAGCGAGCAGCGATTCCGTCTCAGCCATCGCTTGATCCGGCTCCGGTATCGGCTGCGATGGCATCACCCGCCGGCCACCAGCTTGAATCGCCATCGCGGGTATTGGCGAACCAGCTTCGACTGGACACCCTGATCGGTTCGGACATCCTGCGCGCGGCAGCGAAACTTGCGCAACCCACCGATCTACCACCAAGCCAGGTCCTGTTGACCGGGGCCAGTGGGTTCGCCGGGCGCTTCCTTGCCCTGGACCTGGCGCAAGGCTTGGCTCCACGCGCGGGGACCCTGTATTGCCTGGTGCGGGCAACTTCGGATGCAGCAGCGCGGCAGCGCCTGCTCGAGAGCTTGGCGGCGTCCACCGAACTGCAACAACGCCTGGTCGCGCTGGAGCGGTCCGGACGTCTGGTGGTCTTGGCGGGCGACCTGACCAAGCCGCGCCTGGGCCTTGCGCAACCGACCTGGGACATGCTGGTGCACAAGGTCGAGGCCATCGTGCACAACGGCGCCCTGGTCAATCACATGCTGGCCTACAACCAGTTGCACGGGACCAATGTCCACGGCACTGCCGAGGTGATACGTCTGGCGCTTTCGGGAAAGAAGAAGGCCATCAACTTCATCTCGAGCATCGCCGTGGGCAGTGCGGTGCACCGGAACGAGCCGATCCACGAGAGTGAGAAGGCTCTGGACCTGTATGACCACTGCCTTGGAGCAGGGCGCTACGCCGCCGGTTATGCGGCCAGCAAGTGGGCCGGGGAGGTACTCTTGCAGGAGGCATGGGAGAAGTGGGCGATACCGGTCAAGGTGTTCCGTTGCGGCATGCTGTTGCCCCACAGTACCCAGCCTGGGTTCGTCAATTTCGCCGACATCTTCTCGCGCTTTCTGGTCAGCTTGGTGCAAACCGCTATTGCTCCGCCGTCTTTCCATCTAGACAGTTCCCGCTCCATGACCCCGATATTTCGCGGGTTGCCGGTGGATGCGGCCGCACGTTCGATTGCCCAGATCAGCCTGGGCGTGGAGGCCGGGTACTCCATCTACCACGTCCAGAGCAACGCGCCCGACGCCCCCAGCCTGGACGTGTTGGTGGACTGGGTACGGGAGCTGGGTTATCCGCTCGAGAAGCTGGGAAGCTCCGAAGCCTGGAGCCAGGAGTTCGTGGCCCGCCTGCAAGCGCTGGACGCCCGGCCAAGATCCTACAGCCTGTATTCATCGATCTATCAACTGGACGAATTACAGGAGGTATTGAACCAGCCCGAGTTCGACAGCCACAGATTTGCCGAACGCACCCGCTCGCTCATCGACGGTCCGGTGGCCCAGGACTGGCTGGCGCCGATCGATCGGAAGTTCATTTCGGGCTACCTGAAGGAACTGGCCAATGCCGGGTTGATCTAG
- a CDS encoding PfaD family polyunsaturated fatty acid/polyketide biosynthesis protein — translation MGNAPDPMTRMVGTATSERRQGGQDLGSALFRRRYGLKYAYVAGAMYRGTASPQLVIRLGRAGLLGYLGTGGLSLAQIEQAIGTLQAALPAGEPYGLNLLAEYDDPRHERATVEMYLARGIRNIEAAAFIEITLPLVLFRLRGLARDADGTLVCRHRVLAKVSRLEVAEAFMSPAPEALVAALRRAGDITEEQAELARQVPMSHDICVEADSGGHTDGGIPTIVLPAMLQLRDALQARAGYAEPICLGLAGGIGTPAAAAAAFAMGADFILTGSINQCTVESGATDLVKTMLQDVSIHDMAYAPAGDLFERGSRVQVLKRGVLFPMRANRLYALYCHYESLEAIPHNIRGVLERLFFKRTLEQVWQECEHYLLAQGREADLALARSNPKVRMARVFRWYFAYSTKLAFSGESADQANYQVQTGPALGAFNQWVKGTPLESWQRRHVDEIATSLMEATAQHLQALQMMLVSPQEAIP, via the coding sequence ATGGGAAATGCTCCCGACCCAATGACACGGATGGTCGGCACCGCGACAAGCGAACGGCGCCAAGGCGGGCAGGACCTGGGCAGTGCGCTGTTCCGCCGGCGCTACGGCTTGAAGTACGCCTATGTCGCCGGAGCCATGTATCGCGGCACTGCTTCACCGCAGCTGGTGATCCGCCTGGGCCGGGCCGGCCTGCTCGGCTACCTGGGGACCGGAGGCTTGAGCCTGGCGCAGATCGAACAGGCGATCGGCACGCTGCAAGCCGCGCTGCCGGCGGGCGAGCCCTACGGGCTGAACCTGCTGGCGGAGTACGACGATCCTCGTCATGAGCGAGCGACGGTGGAGATGTACCTGGCCCGCGGCATTCGCAATATCGAGGCGGCGGCCTTCATCGAGATCACATTGCCGCTGGTGCTGTTCCGGCTGCGCGGACTTGCGCGCGACGCCGACGGCACGCTGGTGTGCAGGCACCGGGTGCTGGCCAAGGTCTCGCGGCTCGAGGTGGCCGAAGCCTTCATGAGCCCGGCGCCGGAGGCGCTGGTGGCGGCGCTGCGCAGGGCCGGGGATATCACCGAGGAGCAGGCCGAACTGGCTCGGCAGGTACCCATGAGCCATGACATCTGCGTCGAAGCCGATTCCGGCGGGCATACCGATGGCGGTATCCCGACCATCGTGCTGCCGGCAATGTTGCAGTTGCGCGACGCACTGCAAGCCCGGGCGGGGTATGCCGAGCCCATCTGCCTCGGCCTGGCTGGGGGCATCGGCACTCCCGCAGCCGCGGCGGCGGCCTTCGCGATGGGGGCCGACTTCATCCTGACCGGGTCGATCAACCAGTGTACGGTCGAGTCGGGCGCCACGGACCTGGTCAAGACCATGCTGCAGGACGTGAGCATCCACGACATGGCCTATGCCCCGGCGGGGGACCTGTTCGAGCGGGGGAGCAGGGTGCAGGTACTCAAGCGAGGGGTGTTGTTTCCCATGCGGGCCAACCGCCTGTATGCGCTCTACTGTCATTACGAGAGCCTCGAGGCGATACCGCATAACATTCGCGGCGTGCTGGAGCGGCTGTTCTTCAAGCGCACGCTGGAGCAGGTCTGGCAAGAGTGCGAGCACTATCTGCTGGCCCAGGGCCGCGAAGCAGACCTGGCCCTGGCCCGAAGCAACCCCAAGGTGCGCATGGCCCGGGTGTTTCGTTGGTACTTCGCCTACTCGACCAAGCTGGCCTTCAGCGGCGAAAGCGCGGACCAGGCCAACTATCAGGTACAGACCGGCCCGGCGCTCGGCGCCTTCAACCAGTGGGTCAAGGGCACGCCCCTGGAATCCTGGCAGCGGCGGCATGTGGACGAGATTGCCACGAGCTTGATGGAGGCTACGGCACAGCACCTGCAGGCGCTGCAGATGATGCTGGTCAGTCCACAGGAAGCCATCCCATGA